One window of Papaver somniferum cultivar HN1 chromosome 9, ASM357369v1, whole genome shotgun sequence genomic DNA carries:
- the LOC113312929 gene encoding uncharacterized protein LOC113312929, producing MDCETPCSFRFADKIIESTPAKLAGIFCMQRIGSRKGQKLLKYYCPSDLTDNVLYSKYFTDIKSTKHQTTVTKTNILEKIKQLMAKRRKSGKRKKVDEKDLVCLIGLYLCCVLFFGDKNANGVNAKYLSIVETYDTVLKVSWPDLIHEHLFEEIHTNLSCLSNVKACVQYLLLLFAEHTPAGLIPKVENHEEDIPRVGRWDIYQISDYIWKTDMTQFSPTPSFVAEFSQLEKQLGISTVVPSKDDLQSWLKAQTIENSHLKEQLQEKQAMLKAVYAIAREGISEGDLSGTAEFKVHKFSCQIIQAMGIDPYKVTQEEFMQHEDDVHGDGKGHKRPLRTYSSSMKSVTTCKTPPKKKPVAKQKPTPTNNVDEEQKKDVEETPVTDEAQKKAADGGVVDGAGDDVAAKVNEDTPGTFDDSSASTQFEDSMVITATTPQTQPDNAQTYSLVQLGANPDDMTNVEVSEMIDEIVSNINKTEHGPAVTENAEPTSTGNHSSVLCFVCNGSLQRRKTFLALD from the exons GTACTATTGTCCTAGTGATTTGACTGACAATGTTTTATACAGCAAATACTTCACCGATATCAAATCTACAAAGCATCAGACGACGGTGACTAAGACaaacattttagagaagataaaacaacttatggcaaaaaggagaaaaagtgggaaaagaaagaaagttgatgaAAAGGATCTAGTTTGCCTGATAGGTCTTTATCTTTGCTGTGTATTGTTTTTTGGCGACAAAAATGCCAATGGAGTGAACGCGAAATATCTTAGTATCGTTGAAACTTATGATACGGTGCTCAAGGTGTCGTGGCCTGATTTAATACACGAGCACTTGTTTGAAGAGATTCATACTAATCTTAGTTGTTTGTCAAATGTGAAGGCTTGTGTGCAATACCTACTG ttaTTGTTTGCTGAACACACGCCAGCAGGATTAATCCCGAAAGTTGAGAACCACGAGGAAGATATCCCGAGGGTTGGGAGATGGGATATATACCAGATTTCTGATTACATTTGGAAAACAGACATGACACAGTTTTCG ccaactcctagctttgtggctgagttttcacagcttgagaAGCAGCTGGGTATATCAACCGTGGTACCCAGCAAGGACGACCTGCAAAGTTGGCTGAAAGCGCAAACTATTGAGAATAGCCATCTGAAAGAGCAACTGCAAGAAAAGCAAGCAATGCTTAAAGCAGTGTATGCAATTGCAAGAGAAGGGATATCAGAAGGGGACCTTTCAGGAACAGCGGAATTCAAGGTtcacaaatttagttgccaaattaTCCAAGCAATGGGTATTGATCCTTACAAAGTGACCCAGGAAGAGTTTATGCAACATGAAGATGATGTACATGGAGATGGAA aggGGCACAAAAGACCACTCAGGACATATAGTTCGAGTATGAAGAGTGTGACAACTTGCaagactccaccaaagaaaaagCCTGTCGCAAAGCAAAAGCCCACTCCTACAAATAATGTTgatgaggagcagaagaaagatgTTGAAGAGACACCTGTTACGGATGAGGCACAGAAGAAAGCTGCAGATGGTGGAGTTGTGGATGGGGCAGGTGATGATGTAGCTGCAAAAGTCAATGAGGATACACCTGGAACTTTTGATGACAGTTCTGCTTCAACACAGTTTGAGGACTCCATGGTGATAACTGCTACAACACCGCAAACACAGCCTGACAATGCTCAGACCTACAGTTTGGTCCAACTAGGAGCTAACCCTGATGATATGACGAATGTTGAAGTGAGTGAAATGATAGATGAGATCGTCAGCAACATTAACAAAACTGAACATGGACCCGCAGTGACGGAGAATGCAGAACCTACCTCAACTGGTAACCACTCTTCCGTtctatgttttgtttgtaatggaagt CTACAACGCAGGAAAACGTTTTTAGCCTTGGATTAG